ACGCGGCCCACCGACAGCGGATAGTGCTTGCGCCCGATGCTCGCGGCGCCGCCGCCGCTGCCGCCCTCGGCGGAGGCACCGCCGAGCGGGAGCGGGGCGCAGAGGGGCTTCACGTCCTCGCCGGTGACGACCTTGAAGACGCCGGGGCGCTTGGCGGCCTTCGCCGCGTCGATCTTCCGGATTTTCGCGTGGGCGTGCGGGCTCCGCACGAACGCGACGTAGTGGAGACCCGGCGGCGTCACGTCGGTGACGTAGGTCGAGCTGCCCGTGATCAGCCGGGGGTCTTCCTTGCGCTTCACTTCCGCGCCCATCAGTCTCGGGGTCGCCATCGGGGGTCCTTTCGTGGACGTGGCGTCGGCGAATCGGCGCTTCACAGGATAGCGCAGCCCGGAAGAAGCGAGCGGCTGCCGGCCGGCGGGTCGCGGCCGGCCGGCAGCGCGGGAGCTACGCCTTGTCCTTGATCGCCGTGAGCACGCGCTCGGGCAGGAACGGCACGCTGCGCACGCGCGCTCCGGTGGCGGCGAAGATCGCGTTGGCGAGCGCCGGGGCGATTGTCGTCACGCCGGGCTCGCCGACGCCCGTCGGGTAATCGCCGCTCGGCCAGACGTGCACCTCGACGAGGTCGGGTACACCGTTCATGCGGAGGACGTGGTAATCGTGGAAGTTGCTCTGGACCAGCGCGCCCTTGGCGACGGTCCCGCGCTCCTTGAGCGCGTTGCTCAGGCCGAAGAGCAACGAGCCCTCGACCTGGGAGCGGACGCCGTCCGGATTGACGACGATGCCGCAGTCCACGGCGCAGATGATCTTCTCGACGCGCACCTCGCCCGTCTTCGGGTCCACCCGGGCCTGGACGGCCGACGCGGTCCACGTGGGCGACTTCTTCTCCTGCGCCGAGACGCAGGCGAGGCCGAGGCCGGTGTTCGCCGGCATCTGCTTGCCCCACCCGATGCGCTGTGCGACGATCCGAAGCACGTTGGCCAGGCGCGGGGCGTCGTCCAGCATCGCGAGGCGGAACGCGAGCGGATCCGCCTTCCCTAGGTGCGCCAGCTCGTCGACGAACGACTCGACCGCGAAGAACGTGTAGTTCGGCGCGACGGCGCGCACGTACCCGACCGAGATGCCGGTCTCGACGCGGATCGCGCGGACCGACTGGTTGGGGATGGCGTACACGTGGTCCGCGCCGTTGAGCGCGAAGTCGTCGAGGCCCTGCTTGTTCAGGAAGTCCTTGCCCCACCGCACCCCCGGGTGGGACGCCACGACCACGTTGTCCCACGCCATGACCTTCCCTGCGGCGTCGAGCCCCGCGCGCAGTGTCTGGTGCGTCGCGGAGCGGTAAAAGTCGCGGCGCAGGTCCTCCTCGCGCGAGCGGATCAGCTTGATCGGCCGCCCCGCTTCGCGGGCGATCAGGGCCGCCTCGAGGATGATGTCGGCGTCGAGGCGTCGTCCGAAGCCGCCGCCCAGGTAGTGCTGGTGGATCCGGATGTTCTTCGCCTCCGTCTTGAGCACGGCGGCGAGCAGGCCGACGGCCAGCGTCTGGAACTGGTTGCCGGTGAAGAGGTCGTACACGCCGCCCTCGACGCGCGCGAGGCAGTTCA
This region of Candidatus Methylomirabilota bacterium genomic DNA includes:
- a CDS encoding xanthine dehydrogenase family protein molybdopterin-binding subunit produces the protein MATPRLMGAEVKRKEDPRLITGSSTYVTDVTPPGLHYVAFVRSPHAHAKIRKIDAAKAAKRPGVFKVVTGEDVKPLCAPLPLGGASAEGGSGGGAASIGRKHYPLSVGRVLHVGEAVAAVIATSEAVAVDAAADVVVDWEPLPAVIDAFAAMAKGAP
- a CDS encoding molybdopterin cofactor-binding domain-containing protein; translated protein: MTTELSRRDFLKGSAAAGVGLTLAFRIGDGIERAAAVQMFEPNAWLTITPDGLVTVHIMKAEMGQGVGTALAQIVGEELEADWKDIRIDYPTNDPKYGLMLTGGSWSVNWTFDALSRAGAAARLLLLDAAARHWNVAPADCVAERGVVRHLLTGRSIGYGELVARVPITKTFSEDELKKIALKRPADYRLVGQWIQRLDIPEKTNGRAKFGIDTFLPGMAYAKVAYPPTHEGGKHKSVDDTEARKVKGWLKTVVTDQLVAAVATTYEAAVQARDALRIVWEPGPNVAVTSESIFSDFAAKAKDGAGAIEWHKAGDARQALQQAARVHEATYTTDYVAHMQMEPMNCLARVEGGVYDLFTGNQFQTLAVGLLAAVLKTEAKNIRIHQHYLGGGFGRRLDADIILEAALIAREAGRPIKLIRSREEDLRRDFYRSATHQTLRAGLDAAGKVMAWDNVVVASHPGVRWGKDFLNKQGLDDFALNGADHVYAIPNQSVRAIRVETGISVGYVRAVAPNYTFFAVESFVDELAHLGKADPLAFRLAMLDDAPRLANVLRIVAQRIGWGKQMPANTGLGLACVSAQEKKSPTWTASAVQARVDPKTGEVRVEKIICAVDCGIVVNPDGVRSQVEGSLLFGLSNALKERGTVAKGALVQSNFHDYHVLRMNGVPDLVEVHVWPSGDYPTGVGEPGVTTIAPALANAIFAATGARVRSVPFLPERVLTAIKDKA